A genomic region of Drosophila kikkawai strain 14028-0561.14 chromosome X, DkikHiC1v2, whole genome shotgun sequence contains the following coding sequences:
- the LOC108076050 gene encoding thioredoxin-related transmembrane protein 1-like — protein sequence MFCKSHLAAASGVLLFLLAAALAEPPPPTTPEQTDLLQPAGQLINLDEDNWHLMLQGEWMIGFFAPWCAACKDMAAQWRQFAHVAIGVNVQVAKVDVSTSPSLAARFLVTTLPTIYHVKDYEFRQYRGGRYEAALLHFVKKELWKSIEPVATWRKPNTFHMSILFYLSKLSHIVNGFMGRLQEHGLPIWGSYSVIVMATIFVGMSLRLLGEFIYPPINSLRKRLSGTQVNLVKELEDMETEEMEDDGKADEKDQNDQQDSEEEGEAEEEGEAEEEEDEEEEEEEEEEEEEEEEEEEWEEEEKEVEEEGEVEEEEEQEEEEEEEEEEEEEEEEEEEEEKEEDKDMKDKKEKTKKIEQQASVSLLQKMEAGNSSGKDTTGRRFSV from the coding sequence ATGTTTTGCAAATCCCACCTTGCGGCTGCCTCAGGTGTCCTGCTGTTTCTCCTGGCCGCAGCATTGGcagagccaccaccaccaacaacaCCAGAGCAGACAGACCTGCTGCAGCCTGCTGGCCAGCTCATTAACCTGGACGAGGACAATTGGCACCTGATGCTCCAGGGCGAGTGGATGATCGGATTCTTTGCTCCATGGTGTGCGGCCTGCAAGGATATGGCTGCCCAATGGAGGCAATTTGCTCACGTGGCCATTGGTGTCAACGTTCAGGTGGCCAAAGTGGATGTCAGTACCTCACCTTCGCTTGCCGCTCGCTTCTTGGTCACCACTTTGCCCACGATCTATCATGTCAAGGATTACGAGTTCCGGCAGTATCGCGGTGGAAGATACGAGGCTGCTCTGCTCCACTTTGTGAAGAAGGAGCTGTGGAAGAGCATCGAACCGGTGGCTACCTGGAGGAAACCCAACACCTTTCACATGTCCATTTTGTTCTATTTGAGTAAGCTGTCCCACATAGTGAATGGCTTTATGGGGCGCCTGCAGGAGCACGGTCTGCCCATATGGGGATCCTATAGCGTTATAGTCATGGCCACCATATTCGTGGGAATGAGTCTGCGCCTGCTTGGGGAGTTTATATATCCACCCATAAATTCACTGCGAAAGAGGTTATCCGGGACACAAGTGAATCTTGTCAAGGAATTGGAGGATATGGAAACTGAGGAGATGGAGGATGATGGTAAAGCCGATGAGAAGGATCAAAATGATCAGCAGGATAGCGAGGAGGAAGGGGAAGCGGAGGAGGAAGGGgaagcggaggaggaggaggacgaggaggaggaggaggaggaggaggaggaggaggaggaggaggaggaggaggaggaatgGGAAGAGGAGGAGAAAGAGGTGGAGGAAGAGGGGGAGGTGGAGGAAgaagaggagcaggaggaggaggaagaggaggaggaggaggaggaggaggaggaggaggaggaggaggaggaggagaaggaagaAGACAAAGACATGAAAgataaaaaggaaaagacaAAGAAAATCGAACAGCAAGCTAGTGTTTCACTTTTACAGAAAATGGAAGCCGGCAATTCTTCCGGAAAAGACACAACTGGTCGGAGATTTTCCGTTtga